In one window of Pirellulales bacterium DNA:
- a CDS encoding ISAzo13 family transposase, with product MIDEAAIRLRWDAVCSRLDERGRRVFAAAEVRTAGRGGLAIVSKITGLARSTINRGKADLDAQPLPKGRVRRAGGGRRSVCENDPGLIPALKRLVEPATLGDPMRPLIWVSKSMEKLAATLTAMGHPISADTVCTELVKLGFSRQSNRKANEGSKHPDRNAQFEYINAKVVAAQAQQQPIISVDTKKKELVGNFKNGGTDYRPKGDPQRVNVHDFEDKKLGKVVPYGVYDVTANAGFVSVGITSDTAEFAVQSIRCWRERMGRQRYPDARELTITADGGGSNGARVRLWKVELQKLADETGLVIHVHHYPPGTSKWNKIEHRLFCHITQNWRGRPLTDRLAVVELIGATTTKTGLKVESALDTRTYQKGIKISKVAMKCLDITGDQFHPEWNYTIKPRKPAES from the coding sequence GCGGGGGCGGCGGGTTTTCGCGGCGGCGGAGGTGCGGACGGCGGGTCGGGGCGGTCTCGCAATCGTCTCGAAGATCACCGGGCTTGCCCGTTCGACGATCAATCGCGGCAAGGCCGACCTCGATGCGCAGCCGCTGCCGAAGGGACGGGTTCGCCGTGCCGGCGGCGGGCGTCGCTCCGTTTGCGAGAACGATCCGGGGCTCATCCCTGCACTCAAGCGCCTGGTCGAGCCGGCGACGCTTGGCGATCCCATGCGGCCGTTGATCTGGGTATCGAAAAGCATGGAGAAGCTCGCCGCAACCCTGACCGCGATGGGGCATCCGATCAGCGCCGATACGGTGTGCACGGAATTGGTGAAACTGGGGTTCTCGCGCCAGTCCAACCGCAAGGCGAACGAAGGTTCGAAGCATCCCGACCGGAACGCTCAGTTCGAATACATCAACGCGAAAGTCGTTGCGGCGCAGGCCCAACAGCAACCCATCATCTCCGTCGACACGAAGAAGAAGGAACTGGTCGGCAACTTCAAGAATGGCGGAACCGATTATCGTCCGAAAGGCGATCCGCAGCGTGTGAATGTGCATGACTTCGAGGACAAGAAGCTCGGGAAGGTCGTGCCCTATGGGGTGTACGATGTGACGGCCAATGCCGGCTTCGTCAGCGTCGGGATCACCAGCGACACCGCCGAGTTCGCCGTGCAGTCGATCCGCTGCTGGCGCGAACGCATGGGACGCCAGCGCTATCCGGATGCACGGGAATTGACGATCACGGCCGATGGCGGCGGCTCGAATGGTGCGCGTGTGCGGCTCTGGAAGGTCGAGTTGCAAAAGCTCGCCGATGAGACCGGGCTCGTGATCCACGTCCACCACTATCCGCCAGGCACATCGAAGTGGAACAAGATCGAGCACCGGCTGTTCTGCCACATCACGCAGAACTGGCGCGGCCGGCCGCTCACCGATCGGCTTGCCGTGGTCGAGTTGATCGGGGCGACGACGACCAAGACAGGGTTGAAAGTCGAAAGCGCGCTCGACACGCGCACCTACCAGAAGGGCATCAAGATCAGCAAAGTCGCAATGAAATGCCTCGACATCACCGGCGATCAATTCCATCCCGAATGGAACTACACGATCAAGCCGCGAAAGCCGGCGGAATCGTAG